A portion of the Pagrus major chromosome 8, Pma_NU_1.0 genome contains these proteins:
- the nap1l4a gene encoding nucleosome assembly protein 1-like 4a isoform X1 — protein MDANKGKGDQGMQNPGGQMDRPVSFHFLESMLPKVVKRRVHALKRLQVQCANIEAKFYEEVHELERKYAALYQPLFEKRRDIVTGTVEPTDEECEWHSDREEEEELAEEVKEKAAIEDAKKEEATPEEDPKGIPEFWLTIFKSVDMLSDMLQEHDEPILKHLKDIQVKFSEPGQPMSFTLEFHFEPNGYFNNAVLTKVYKMKSEPDASDPFSFEGPEIIDCEGCQIDWHKGKDVTVKTIKKKQKHKGRGTVRTVTKQVPNDSFFNFFNPVKASPDGEMDEDSEFTLATDFEIGHFFRERIVPRAVLYFTGEALEDDESFEEEELEEGDEEEQDEEGDDDDDEGDFDPKKEQPQPAECKQQ, from the exons ATGGACGCCAATAAAG GTAAAGGGGATCAAGGGATGCAGAATCCAGGTGGGCAGATGGACAGACCTGTCAGCTTCCACTTTTTGGAAAG CATGCTTCCCAAAGTAGTGAAGAGGCGAGTGCACGCTTTGAAAAGGCTACAGGTGCAGTGTGCCAACATAGAGGCTAAATTCTACGAGGAGGTCCACGAGCTAGAGAGGAAGTATGCTGCCCTCTACCAGCCGCTGTTCGAGAAG AGACGAGACATTGTCACAGGAACAGTGGAACCCACAGATGAAGAGTGCGAGTGGcacagtgacagagaggaagaggaggagctagCT GAGGAGGTAAAGGAAAAAGCTGCTATTGAGGATGCAAAGAAAGAGGAAGCCACACCAGAGGAAGACCCAAAAGGCATCCCTGAGTTCTGGCTCACCATATTCAAGAGTGTGGACATGCTCAGTGACATGCTACAG GAACACGATGAGCCCATCCTAAAGCACCTGAAAGATATTCAAGTGAAGTTTTCTGAGCCTGGACAGCCGATG AGTTTCACATTAGAGTTCCACTTTGAGCCCAATGGTTACTTCAACAATGCAGTTCTCACTAAAGTCTACAAGATGAAGTCAGAGCCTGATGCCTCAGACCCTTTCTCATTCGAGGGACCAGAGATCATTGATTGTGAAGG CTGTCAGATAGACTGGCACAAGGGGAAGGATGTGACGGTGAAAACCAttaagaagaagcagaagcatAAAGGCCGTGGCACTGTCCGCACTGTTACCAAACAGGTCCCCAACGACTCTTTCTTCAACTTCTTTAACCCCGTCAAAG CTTCACCAGATGGAGAAATG GACGAAGACTCTGAGTTCACTCTAGCCACAGACTTTGAGATAGGTCATTTCTTCCGTGAGAGAATAGTTCCCAGAGCAGTGCTGTATTTCACTGGAGAGGCCCTGGAAGATGACGAGAGT tttgaagaggaggagctggaagaggGAGATGAAGAG gAGCAAGATGAGGAGggtgatgatgacgatgatgaggGAGATTTTGACCCCAAG AAAGAACAGCCCCAGCCTGCCGAATGCAAACAGCAGTAA
- the nap1l4a gene encoding nucleosome assembly protein 1-like 4a isoform X2 — protein sequence MDANKGKGDQGMQNPGGQMDRPVSFHFLESMLPKVVKRRVHALKRLQVQCANIEAKFYEEVHELERKYAALYQPLFEKRRDIVTGTVEPTDEECEWHSDREEEEELAEEVKEKAAIEDAKKEEATPEEDPKGIPEFWLTIFKSVDMLSDMLQEHDEPILKHLKDIQVKFSEPGQPMSFTLEFHFEPNGYFNNAVLTKVYKMKSEPDASDPFSFEGPEIIDCEGCQIDWHKGKDVTVKTIKKKQKHKGRGTVRTVTKQVPNDSFFNFFNPVKASPDGEMDEDSEFTLATDFEIGHFFRERIVPRAVLYFTGEALEDDESFEEEELEEGDEEEQDEEGDDDDDEGDFDPKA from the exons ATGGACGCCAATAAAG GTAAAGGGGATCAAGGGATGCAGAATCCAGGTGGGCAGATGGACAGACCTGTCAGCTTCCACTTTTTGGAAAG CATGCTTCCCAAAGTAGTGAAGAGGCGAGTGCACGCTTTGAAAAGGCTACAGGTGCAGTGTGCCAACATAGAGGCTAAATTCTACGAGGAGGTCCACGAGCTAGAGAGGAAGTATGCTGCCCTCTACCAGCCGCTGTTCGAGAAG AGACGAGACATTGTCACAGGAACAGTGGAACCCACAGATGAAGAGTGCGAGTGGcacagtgacagagaggaagaggaggagctagCT GAGGAGGTAAAGGAAAAAGCTGCTATTGAGGATGCAAAGAAAGAGGAAGCCACACCAGAGGAAGACCCAAAAGGCATCCCTGAGTTCTGGCTCACCATATTCAAGAGTGTGGACATGCTCAGTGACATGCTACAG GAACACGATGAGCCCATCCTAAAGCACCTGAAAGATATTCAAGTGAAGTTTTCTGAGCCTGGACAGCCGATG AGTTTCACATTAGAGTTCCACTTTGAGCCCAATGGTTACTTCAACAATGCAGTTCTCACTAAAGTCTACAAGATGAAGTCAGAGCCTGATGCCTCAGACCCTTTCTCATTCGAGGGACCAGAGATCATTGATTGTGAAGG CTGTCAGATAGACTGGCACAAGGGGAAGGATGTGACGGTGAAAACCAttaagaagaagcagaagcatAAAGGCCGTGGCACTGTCCGCACTGTTACCAAACAGGTCCCCAACGACTCTTTCTTCAACTTCTTTAACCCCGTCAAAG CTTCACCAGATGGAGAAATG GACGAAGACTCTGAGTTCACTCTAGCCACAGACTTTGAGATAGGTCATTTCTTCCGTGAGAGAATAGTTCCCAGAGCAGTGCTGTATTTCACTGGAGAGGCCCTGGAAGATGACGAGAGT tttgaagaggaggagctggaagaggGAGATGAAGAG gAGCAAGATGAGGAGggtgatgatgacgatgatgaggGAGATTTTGACCCCAAG GCATAA
- the th gene encoding tyrosine 3-monooxygenase, which yields MPLSSSSTSSTKSIRRAASELERSDSITSPRFVGRRQSLIEDARKEREAAAAAAEAAEASEQIVFEEDDGKALLNIFFTLRGIKTPALSRTLKVFETFEAKIHHLETRPCRKLKDNLEGLEYFVRCEVHLSDVSTLIGSIKRNTEDVKTTKEVKFHWFPKKIADLDKCHHLVTKFDPDLDQDHPGFTDPVYRQRRKMIGDIAFRYRHWEQIPRVEYTEEEIGTWREVYSTLRDLYITHACTEYLEAFRLLERHCGYSPDNIPQLEDVSRFLKERTGFTLRPVAGLLSARDFLASLAFRVFQCTQYIRHASSPMHSPEPDCVHELLGHVPMLANRTFAQFSQNLGLASLGASDEDIEKLSTLYWFTVEYGLCKQNGEVRAYGAGLLSSYGELVHSLSDEPETREFDPEAAAVQPYQDQTYQPVYFISESFTDAKEKFRTYVAGIKRPFSVRFDPYTSSVEVLDNPLKVQGGLEGLKDELKMLTDALSVLS from the exons ATGCCACTTTCAAGCAGCTCCACGTCCTCCACAAAGAGCATCCGCAGAGCGGCATCCGAGCTGGAGAGGTCGGACTCCATCACG TCTCCCAGATTCGTCGGCAGGCGTCAGAGCTTGATCGAGGACGCGCGCAAGGAGCGGGAAGCCGCCGCTGCGGCGGCAGAGGCGGCGGAGGCCAGCGAACAGATCGTGTTTGAGGAGGACGACGGAAAAGCGCTGCTCAACATCTTCTTCACTTTAAGAGGCATCAAGACACCTGCACTGTCGCGGACTCTCAAAGTTTTCGAG ACGTTTGAAGCGAAGATTCACCATTTGGAGACGCGACCATGCCGGAAGCTCAAGGACAACCTGGAGGGCCTGGAGTACTTCGTCCGCTGTGAGGTGCACCTCTCGGACGTCAGCACTCTGATCGGCTCCATCAAGAGGAACACAGAGGACGTTAAAACCACCAAAGAAGTCAAAT TTCACTGGTTCCCAAAGAAAATAGCAGACTTGGACAAATGTCATCATCTGGTCACTAAATTTGATCCAGACTTGGATCAAGACCATCCT GGCTTCACAGACCCCGTttacagacagaggaggaaaatgatTGGAGACATCGCCTTCAGATACAGACA TTGGGAGCAGATTCCCAGAGTGGAGtacacagaggaggagatcGGCACATG GAGGGAAGTCTACTCAACGCTGAGGGACTTGTACATCACCCACGCCTGCACTGAATACCTCGAGGCCTTCCGTCTGCTGGAAAGGCATTGTGGGTACAGTCCGGACAACATTCCCCAGCTGGAGGACGTGTCACGCTTCCTCAAAG aGCGTACAGGCTTCACACTGCGTCCAGTGGCAGGTCTGCTCTCGGCCAGAGACTTTCTGGCCAGTTTGGCGTTCCGGGTGTTCCAGTGCACCCAGTACATCCGACACGCCTCCTCCCCAATGCACTCCCCAGAACC tGACTGCGTCCATGAGCTGCTGGGCCACGTCCCGATGCTGGCCAACCGCACTTTTGCCCAGTTTTCGCAG AACCTCGGTCTGGCTTCACTTGGGGCTTCGGATGAAGATATTGAGAAACTGTCTACA TTATACTGGTTCACCGTGGAGTATGGCTTATGTAAGCAGAACGGTGAGGTGAGGGCTTACGGCGCTGGACTGCTTTCCTCTTACGGAGAGCTTGTG cACTCGCTGTCCGACGAGCCAGAGACGAGAGAGTTCGATCCCGAGGCCGCGGCGGTACAGCCCTACCAGGACCAGACGTACCAGCCCGTCTACTTCATCTCTGAGAGTTTTACAGATGCCAAGGAGAAGTTCAG GACGTACGTGGCCGGCATCAAGCGTCCCTTCTCGGTGAGGTTCGACCCGTACACCAGCAGCGTGGAGGTGCTGGACAACCCGCTGAAGGTCCAAGGAGGCCTGGAGGGACTGAAGGACGAGCTGAAGATGCTGACAGATGCCCTCAGTGTTTTGTCATGA
- the igf2b gene encoding insulin-like growth factor II, with protein sequence METQQRHGHHSLCHTCRRTESSRMKVKKMSSSSRALLFALALTLYVVEVASAETLCGGELVDALQFVCEDRGFYFSRPTSRGNNRRPQNRGIVEECCFRSCDLNLLEQYCAKPAKSERDVSATSLQVLPVMPPLKQEVPRKQHVTVKYSKYEVWQRKAAQRLRRGVPAILRAKKFRRQAEKIKAQEQAIFHRPLISLPSKLPPVLLATDNYVNHK encoded by the exons ATGGAGACCCAGCAAAGACACGGACACCACTCACTTTGCCACACCTGCCGGAGGACGGAGAGCAGCAGAATGAAG gtcAAGAAGATGTCCTCGTCCAGTCGCGCGCTGCTCTTTGCACTGGCCCTGACGCTCTACGTGGTGGAGGTGGCCTCGGCGGAGACGCTGTGTGGGGGAGAGCTGGTGGATGCGCTGCAGTTTGTCTGCGAAGACAGAGGCTTCTATTTCA GTAGGCCAACCAGCAGGGGAAACAACCGGCGCCCCCAGAACCGTGGGATCGTAGAGGAGTGTTGTTTCCGTAGCTGTGACCTCAACCTGCTGGAGCAGTACTGTGCCAAACCCGCCAAGTCCGAAAGGGACGTGTCGGCCACCTCTCTACAGGTCTTACCCGTGATGCCCCCACTAAAACAG GAAGTCCCAAGGAAGCAGCATGTGACCGTGAAGTATTCCAAATACGAGGTGTGGCAGAGGAAGGCGGCCCAGCGGCTCCGGAGGGGTGTCCCGGCCATCCTGAGGGCCAAAAAGTTTCGGAGGCAGGCGGAGAAGATCAAAGCCCAGGAGCAGGCGATCTTCCACAGGCCTCTGATCAGCCTGCCCAGCAAACTGCCTCCCGTCTTGCTCGCCACGGACAACTATGTCAACCACAAATGA